The following DNA comes from Streptomyces pristinaespiralis.
CCTGGCCGACCACGACGACCTGCTGGAGGGCGGCGTCATCGACAGCCTCGGCCTGCTCAAGGTGATCGCCTGGTTGGAGGACCGGTACGACATCAACACCGACGAGGTGGACCTGGACCCCGAGTCCTTCAAGTCGGTGGCGGCCATCGAGGCGTTCATCGCCGACGCCTCCCGCACCCGGGCGGAGGCCGCCTAACCATGCACGACGCCGTCGCCGCCCTGATCGCCCAGGACCGGCCCGTCGACCTTCCCCAGTGGCGCTCGTTCTGGGACAGCCTGCACGACGGCGCGCTGCGCCGGGGCGAGAGCGTGGCCCTGCTCGCGTCCCTGTCCACGCAGATGCCCGGCCGCACCACGCTGACCGCGCTGCTCGACTCGCTCGCCGAACGCCGCCCCGGACAGGGCGCCGGACGGCCGGTGTTCGAGGGCGCCGTCAACATCGTCGGCACCGGCGGAGGCCCGCGCACCCTCAACATCTCCACCGCGGCCGCGCTGACCGCCGCCGCGATGGGCACCCGCGTCGTCAAGACCGGTTCCCGCGCCTACACCTCCGCCCTCGGCTCCCTCGACCTGCTCGAACGCCTGGGCATCGAGACGGCCTCCTCCTACGAGCAGACCCACGAGATGCTCGAGCGGTGCGGCATCGCGTTCGCCGGAATGTTCGTCTACCCGGCCGAACTGGGCCTGCTCGCCCGGGGGGTGCTGCCGCTCGACGTCCGCAGGCTCGGCCGCTTCGTCAACGCCCTCGGTCCGTTCCTCGCCGACATGCCGGTCGACGCCCAGCTCACCGGCGTCTCCGACCCGCGGCTCGTGCCCGGGCTGCGGCACGCCGCCGAGCACACCGCCCGCCGCACCGGCGGGTCCGTGTGGCTGGCCACCAACGACACGGGCGCCGACGAACTGGTCGGCTTCGCCCCCAACCTGGTGCGCACCTACGAAGGCGGCGGCGAGGACGAGTTCGTCCTCGATCCCGCCGCGCTCGGTCTCGGCCCCGGAGGCCTGGAGGACCTGCGGCCCGGCGCCGACCCCGTCCGCGACGTCCTGGACCTGCTCGCCGGCCGCGGCCGCCCGGCGGCCGAGGACGCGGTCTGCCTCAACGCGGCGGCCCTCGCCGTGGCCGGCCGTCTCACCGGCGACTGGCACCAGGCACTGCGCGGCGCCCGCGCGGTCCTGAACGACGGCTCGGCCCTCGCCCTGGTCGACCGGCTGCGACGCGCCACGGAGGTGGCCCATGCCTGATCCCCGCCCCACACCCGCCACGGGCCCCACACCCGCCACGGGCCCCGCGCCCGGCACCGGCCCCGCATCCGCACCCGGCGCCGCCCCCGTCACGGGCCCCGCGTCGGGAACCGGCCCCACCCATGCCACCGCCACCGCCACCGCCACCGCCACCGGCACCGGCACCGCACCCCGCACCGCGCCTGCCGTCGTGCCCGCCGCCGAGGGCTTCTTCACCCGTGCCGCGCCCGGCCGGCCGGGCCTCGCGCTGTTCCTCAACGCGGGCGACCCGCCGCTGGACCGGCTGCCCGACCTTGTCGCCCTCCTCGACGAGAGCGACATCGACTGCCTCGAACTGGCCGTCCCCTTCCCCGGATCCGTCACCGACGGGCCCGTCATCCGCCGCTCCGCCGACCGGGCCCTGGCCCACGGCACCGACCTCGCCGCCGTCCTCGCCGCCGTCGCCCGCGTCCGGCCCGGCCTGAAGAGACTGCGCATCGCGCTGCTCGCCGACTTCAGCCACACCGTCAAAGGCACCGCCCCCGGCGACTTCGCCGCCGCCGTGCGCGACGCCGGCTGCGACGGACTGCTGCTGCACGGCGTCCCGCCCAGGCTGCGCACCGCCCACTACGAGGCCGCCCACGACGCCGGCCTGCCGCTGGTCACCACCTGCTACGCCGTCTCCCGGCCCGACGCGGTCGCCGAGGCGGCGGCGCAGGCCACCGCCTACCTCTACCTGGTCGCCCACTACGGCCGCAGCGGCACCGCCGCGGCCCTCGACCACGACCGGCTGGCCCGGTCCGTCGCCGCACTGCGCGCCACCGCCACCGCGCCCGTCGCGGTCGGCTTCGGCGTCAGGACCCGCGCCGACACCCTGCTCCTGCAGGACCTCGGCGCGGACGCCGCCGTCGTCGGCAGCGTCGGCGTGGCCCGTATCGAACAGGCCCTGACCGAAGGCCGCGACCCCGTCGAGGAGTTCGGCTCCTTCGTGAGGGAGCTGCGCGGGCCGTGAGCGGCCCCTCGCGGCCCACCGTTGCGAAGAGCGCGGAACCACCCCGTATGAAAGGAGACCCCGCATGATCGTCCGCAAGCTCGAAGAGGTCACCTGTGTCGACTGGGGCAACGGCCTCAGCCGCAGATTCCTCACCCAGGCCGACGGTGTCGGCTACACCGTCACCGACACCATCGTCCGCGCGGGCACCAAGTCCCGCCTGGAGTACCGCAACCACCTCGAGAGCTGCTACTGCATCGAGGGCAGCGGCGAGGTGATCGACAGCGACGGCGTCTCGCACCCCATCACCCCCGGCACCCTGTACGCGCTCGACCGGCACGACGCCCACTGGCTGGTGGCGAGCCCGCACGAGGACCTGCGCCTGGTGTGCATGTTCACCCCCGCGCTGCGCGGCGACGAGAGCCACAACCTCGACTCGCCCGAGTTCTCCCACTACTGATGGCCGACTTCACGAAGGACCAGCAGGCCCTGCGCGACGGCCTGGCGCCCGTGCTCGAAAAGCTCGACGAAGGGCACGTCGAGCGCGACGCGGCCGCCGAGTTCCCCCGTGAGGCATGGCGGCGGCTGGCCGGCACCGGAATCCTCGGACTGCCCTTCGACGAGCGGTACGGCGGACTCGGCCAGTCGCTGACCACCACCATGTACGTCCTGGAGGGCCTGGGGGAGGGCTGCCGCGACGCCGGACTGAACTTCTCCGCCTGCACCCACATGGTCGCGGCCGGCGTCCCGCTGCAGCGCTTCGGCTCCGACGCCCTCAAGGAGCGCCACCTGCCCGGGATCTGCACCGGTGAGCTGATCGGCGCCCACGCCATCAGCGAACCCGACAGCGGCTCCGACGCGCTGGCGATGCGCACCCGGGCGGTACGCGACGGCGACGCCTACGTCCTGAACGGCAGCAAGGCGTTCGTCAGCAACGGGCCGGTCGCCGACGTGTTCACCGTCTACGCCCGCACCAGCGACCGTCCCGGGCCGCTGAGCATCACCGCGTTCCTCGTCGACCGCGACACCCCGGGCCTGACCCTCGGCCGGCCCCTGGCCAAAATGGGCCTGCGCACCTCGCCGCTGTGCGAGCTGTACTTCGACGACTGCCGCGTCCCGGCCGACCGGGTCGTCGGCCGGCCCGGCGGCGGGTTCCTCGTCCTGGACCATGTGATGCGCTGGGAGATCCTGTGCTCCTTCGTCATCAACGCCGGCGAGATGCAGCGCCGGGTGGACGCCTGCGTCCGCTACGCGCAGACCCGCAGCCAGTTCGGGCAGCCCATCGGCTCCTACCAGGCCGTCTCCCACAAAATCGTCGACATGGCCACCGGTGTGGAGACCTCCCGCCGCTGGCTGTACGAGACGGCGCGCAGGATGACCGCCGGCGACAACGTCACCCGCGACATCGCCATGGCCAAACTCGTCACCAGCGAGGCCAACGTCGCCTCCGCCCTGGCCGCCGTGCAGATCTTCGGCGGCAACGGCTACATGGCCGAGTTCGGCATCGAGAGCCAGCTGCGCAACGCGGTCGCCGGAACGATCTACTCCGGCACCTCCGAGACCCAGCGCAACCGCATCGCCGCCCTCCTGGGCCTTTGAACCGACGGGCCACCGAGCCCCACCGACAACGAAGCGGATCCCCAGCTGCCATGACGACCCGACTGAGCACCGGCGCCCTCGAGGCCACCGAGTTCCTCGACCACGAGACCGAGCAGGTGCGCGCCTTCGTCGCCGACGCCCTGCCGCCCGGCGCCACCACCCCGACCGAGCAGGCCGTCGCCCTCTACTACGCGGTCCGCGACACCGTCCGCTACGAGGTCTACGGCGCCGACCTGACCCGCCAGGGCCTGCGCGCCAGCACCGTGGCGGCCGGCCGCTCCGGCATGTGCCTGCACAAGTCGGTCCTCTACGCGGCCGGCCTGCGCTCGCTCGGCATCCCCGCCCGCCTCGTCCTGACCGACGTGCGCAACCACCTCGCCTCCGAGAAGCTGGTGAGCCTGCTCGGCGGCGACGTGTTCCACCAGCACTGCCTGACCTCCGTACGCCTTGAAGGCCAATGGGTGCGCGCCACACCGGTGTTCAACAAGAACCTGTGCCGGCTCTACCGGATGGCGCCCCTCGACTTCGACGGCACCGCCGACAGCGTGCACCACCCCTTCGACCTGAAGGGCCGCCGGCAGATGGAATTCCTGCGCTTCCACGGCGAGTTCGACGACCTGCCCTACGAGGCGGTCCTGGCCGACCTGCGCGCCGCGCACCCCGGCCTGTTCGGCGCCGGCGACGACCGCTTCACGGCCGGATCCCTGGAGCACGACGCCGGCCGGACGGCGGCCGCCTGATGCTGGTCAAGATCTGCGGCGCCACCACCACGGCGGAGGTCGACGCCGTCGCCGCCTCCGGTGCCGACCTGATCGGCCTGTGGCACCACGTCCCGGGCGGCCGCGCCGACCTGACGCTCGATCAGCTCACCGTGCTCTCCGCCCGAGCCCTCGGCGCGGGCCTCGAGCCCGTCCTGGTCACCTTCTCCGCCGACCCCGGCGTGCTGGCGACGGCCGTGCGGGCGGCGAAGGTGCCCTGGGTCCAACTGCACGGCTTCCAGCCCCCGGGCGTGCTGCGCGCCCTGCGCGCGCAGTGCCCCGACGGCCTGAAGATCGCCAAGGTGCTGCACGTGCGCGACGACACCTGCCTGGAGGGCCGGCTCACCGGCGCCTACGAGCGGGCCGGGGCCGACTGCTTCCTCTTCGACGCCGTCACGGGCGACGGCCGCATCGGCTCCACCGCCCAGCGCCTGGACGACACCACCGTCACGAAGCTGGCGGACGCCACCACCCTGCCGTTCCTCCTCGCCGGCGGCCTCGGCCCCGCGGGCCACGGCGACTTCCCCGCCACCTCGGCCCACCCCCGCTTCCTCGGCATCGACGTCGACTCCGCCGCCCGCGGCGACGACGGCCTCCTCGACAAGAATCGCGCCCAGGCCGTCACCCGCGCCTGGCGCACCACCTGACCCCCGCACACGACGGCGGCCGGCCCCCGGGCATCCAGGGGGACCGGCCGCCGCCGCGCGTGTGCGCGGCCGTCAGGAACGCCCGCCGCGCGGCGCGGTGCGCCGGCCGCGGGAGGTGCGACCCCACGGCTTGTAGACGGACACCACCGCCGCGACGGTCAGCAGCGCGAACAGCACCGGCACGCTCCACAGCAGGAAGTCCGCCGGCCAGCCCGGCTCCGGCGGCGCGCCGCCCGCCGTCGCGGTGTTGTCGGTGGCCTTCATGACGATCGGGTGGATCACGAACCACGCGAAGATCGTCATGAACAGGGTGATCACCCACTTGGCGATGATCCACCAGTGCAGCAGCAGGCCCCACTTGGTGCCGCAGGACAGCAGAATGCCGGACAGCGCAGCGGTGATGCTGAACACCGTGACGCAGGTGTCGTCGAAGACGTACATCGCGTAGTAGACGCCCTTGGCGACCGCGGCGTCCTCGGTGGTGTACCCCATGACGGCCAGCACGGCCATCGCCAGGGACAGGCCCACCCAGCCGACCGAGGTGACGACGTGGACGGCGAGCGTCAGCCTGCGCGCCCTGCGGGAGAGTTCGAACTTCTTCTTGGTCCTGCCTCGCGTGGTGGGGGACTGGCTTACGGCGGTGGCGGACAAGGCGGCGACCTTTCGTGGGGGACGAGGGAACACAGAAAAAAGGGGGGGTGGCGTGGTCCGGCAGTCGAAAGCCCCGCGAAAGCCCCGCAGCCACCCGGCGGCCGGCCGTGCCCGGGCGCCCCGGCGCGCACGGGCACGCAGGCGAGGCCCTCCGCCGGGAGCATCCCCGCCGCCGCTCGAGAACGGCTCGAGCGGCGCTCCCGCCCGCCCGGCCCGGATCGCGTTCCAGCCAGTCTCCGGGGACCCTCCAGCCGGTCTGTTCAGCCTTGCACCACCAAGGTCCGAGGAGTCTCGGGGAAGCCGAGACCGACAGGGTGGAGCAGGCGTGACAGTTCTGGTGACAGGAGCGACAGGATCCGTCGGCCGGCATGTGGTCGACCACCTCGTGGCGGCGGGGGCGCAGGTGCGTGCCCTGACCCGCACCCCGGCCACGGCCGGGCTCCCCGACGGCGTCGAGGTGTTCGAGGGCGACCTCGAGCAGCCGCAGACGCTGCGGGCCGCCCTGACCGGCGTGGAGCGCCTCTACCTCTTCCCGGTCCCTCAGACCGCACGGGAGGTCGTCGCCCTCGCCAAGGAGGCCGGAGTGCGGCGCATCGTGGTGCTCTCCTCGTCGTCCGTGCTCGACACCTCCGGCGACAACCACAGCGGTGAGCACCACCGGACCGTGGAGCGCGCCGTCGAGGAGTCCGGCATCGAGTGGACCTTCGTCCGCCCCGACGAGTTCGCCACCAACCTGCTGTGGAAATGGGGCCACTCCATCCGCACCGAGGGCGTCGTGCGCACCCCCTACGGCGGCGCGCCGCGCGTCCTGATCCACGAGGCCGACGTCGCCGCGGTGGCCGCCACCGCGCTCGTCGAGGACGGCCACGCCGGACAGGCGTACGTGCTGACCGGCCCGCAGGCCATCACCCAGGTGGACCAGGTGAAGGCGATCGCCGACGCCATCGGCACCGAGGTCGCCTTCGAGGAGATCACCCCCGACCAGGCGCGTGAGCAGATGGGCCACTTCATGCCGCCGCCGGTCGTCGAGATGATCCTCGGCTACCTCGCCGACGCCATGGACAACCCGCCCGTGCCGCTGGACACCGTCGAGCGGATCACCGGCCGCCCGGCCCGCACCTTCGCCCGGTGGGCCGCGGACCACGCCGCCGACTTCGCCCCCCAGCGCGAGACGGTGGCGGCGTGAGCGTCGACACCGGCACGGCCGCAGGCCGCGGGACCGCCCCCGCCGCCCCCGCCGCGCCCGCCGCCGGCGGCGCGACGGCCCACGTCCATGTGCGGCTCACCGGCAGCGGCCGCCCCGAGGACCACATCGTCGCCGGCCACGGCACACGGCCCACCGCGGGCCGCGGCAAGGTCGTCGTGCGCGTCGAGGCCGCCGGCGTGTCCTTCGCCGAGGTGCAGATGCTCCAGCACCTGCACCCCTTCCCGCCCAAGTTCCCCTTCGTGCCCGGCTACGACCTGGTGGGCCGCGTCGTGGAGACCGGCGAGGGCGTCACCGGCTGGAACACCGGCGACCGCGTCGCCGCGATGCCCCGCCACGGCGCCTGGCAGACGTACGTCGAGGTGCCCGCCGCCGCGCTCGCCGCGGTGCCCGAGCACCTGGACGCGGCCGTCGCCGTCTCCCTGATCACCAACGGTGTGACGGCCTACCAGATGCTGCACCGGCAGACCCGGCTCGCCGCCGGCTCCACCGTGCTCGTGCACGGCGCCAGCGGCGGCGTGGGCACCCTGCTCACCCAGCTCGCCGTCCACGCGCAGCTGCGCGTCATCGGCACCGCCTCACCCGCCAAGCACCCGGCGGTGCGCGCGCTGGGCGCGGAACCCCTCGACTACCGCACCGAGGACCTGCCCGCCGCCGTACGGGAACTGGCACCCGACGGCGTCGACGCCGTCTTCGACCACATCGGCGGACGCGGCCTGGACGCCGGCTGGGCCATGCTCGCCGACGGCGGCACCCTCGTCTCGTTCGACTCCTCCGTGGCCGGCTACCGGCCCGGTCAGTGGTTCAGGCCGCACGTGCCCGCACTGCGCCGCACCGCCGCCCGCTGGATCGCGGCCAAGCTCCGCCTCACCCGCGGCCGCCGCCAGAGCATGTACTACGTCAAACCCGGCGACGACTTCCGGGCCGACCTCGCCGCGCTGTACCGGCTGGTCGACGAGGGCGTCCTGCGCCCCGAGATCGCCGGCCGCCATCCGCTGACCGAGGCCCCGGCCGCGGTCCGCGCCCTGCTGGACGGCGCCACCGTCGGCAAGCACGTCCTGATCCCCTGACACCCGGTAAGGAACACCATGACCGCAACACTCGCCGAGCAGCCCGCCGTCACCGTCCAGGAGCGCAACAAGCAGATCGCGCTGGACTGCGCCGCCGCCTGGAACCGCTGGGACCTGGACGGGATCTTCACGCACTGGTCGCCGGACATCAAGCACTTCTCCGAGGACCGCCCGGTCGACTCCGAGATCATGAAGGCCGCGATGCGCGGCGGACTCGCCGCCTTCCCGGACCTGCACCTGGACGTCAGGAGCGCCGTCTCCGAAGGCGACCGCGTCATCCTGCGGATCACCGTGACCGCCACCCACCGGGGCGACTTCTTCGGCAAGGCCGCGACCGGCAAGAAGGTCACCTGGTTCATGCTCGAGGAGCTGCGCTTCGACGACGCCGGAAAGATCATCGAGCACTACGACGTCTTCAACTACCTGCCGATGCTCAAGGAGCTGGGCTTCGTCGCCGCCGACGTCATGTGAGACCCGGCGCCACCGCCCAGGGCCCGGACCGCCGACACGGTCCGGGCCCGGCCCGGGTCCCGGCTCAGCGGACCGCGGACAGCAGCCCGGGCAGATCACGCATGTCGTCGAACACGACCGTGCCCGGACCCGCCAGCCGGGAGGCCGGGGTGAGGCCCCCGCAGTAGCCGAAGGCCCGCATCCCCGCCGCGCGAGCCGCCCGCACCCCGTACGCGCTGTCCTCGACCACCGCGCACGCCCGGGGCTCCACCCCCATGGAGCGGGCGGCGTGCAGGAACAGGTCGGGTGCGGGCTTGCCCCGGGGGACGTCCGCCGCGCTGAAGACGCGCCCCTCGAAGCGGTCGGACAGGGCGACGATGTCCAGACTGCGCCGGATGCCGGCGTGATCACCGTTCGAGGCGACGCACACGGCCGCGGTGAGATCGTCGAGCGCGTCCTTGACGCCGTCGACCGCGGTGAGCCCGGTCTCGAAGGCCGCCTCGTACAGGTGCTCGTACTTCTTCTGCCAGTCCTTCTCCAGGCGCCGTCCGAGACGCTCCTCCACGGCCGCGGTGTACACCTCGGTGGACGAGCCCACGAACCGTTCGACGATCTCGGCCTCGGTGAACGCGCACCCCAGATCAGCCATGATCACCGCGTCCACTTCGACGCATATCCTCTCGCTGTCGACCAGCACACCGTCGCAGTCGAAGATCACCAGTTCGATGCCGCTCCCCGTCATGGGCGGCAGCCTACGGAGCCCTCCGCCCGGGCGGCCCGTCAGGTCCCGCCGGCGCCTTCGGGGACGTTCAGCGCCGGATCAGCCGGTGCTCATTGGCTGTCGCCGCGGAGCACGAGGACCGGGCATGCGGCGTGCTGGGTGCAGTGCTGGGCCACCGAGCCCAACAGCAGCCCCGCGAAGCCGCCGAGGCCCCTGCTGCCGACCACGAGCAAGGTCGCGCCGTGGGCCGCGTTCAGCAGCACACTGGCCGGGGTGCCGTAACGCACCTCGCTGCGTACCTCCACCGGCGGCTGCGATCCCACGGCTTCCTCGACGGCTTCGTCGAGTTCCTTGCGTGCCCGGGCCTCCAGCGCGGCCTCGTCGCCGCTCGACGGGGGCAGCCAGCCGAGCGCGCCGTGGAACTGCGGAAAGTCCCAGGCGGTCACCGCCTCCACCACACCGCCGGTGGCCTCCGCCTGACGCACGGCCCAGCGAAGGGCCTGCTTCGACGAGTCCGAACCGTCCACTCCGACCACGATGCGGCCCGTCTCCTCGCGCTGGTCAGCCATGGA
Coding sequences within:
- a CDS encoding ectoine synthase, coding for MIVRKLEEVTCVDWGNGLSRRFLTQADGVGYTVTDTIVRAGTKSRLEYRNHLESCYCIEGSGEVIDSDGVSHPITPGTLYALDRHDAHWLVASPHEDLRLVCMFTPALRGDESHNLDSPEFSHY
- a CDS encoding anthranilate phosphoribosyltransferase — its product is MHDAVAALIAQDRPVDLPQWRSFWDSLHDGALRRGESVALLASLSTQMPGRTTLTALLDSLAERRPGQGAGRPVFEGAVNIVGTGGGPRTLNISTAAALTAAAMGTRVVKTGSRAYTSALGSLDLLERLGIETASSYEQTHEMLERCGIAFAGMFVYPAELGLLARGVLPLDVRRLGRFVNALGPFLADMPVDAQLTGVSDPRLVPGLRHAAEHTARRTGGSVWLATNDTGADELVGFAPNLVRTYEGGGEDEFVLDPAALGLGPGGLEDLRPGADPVRDVLDLLAGRGRPAAEDAVCLNAAALAVAGRLTGDWHQALRGARAVLNDGSALALVDRLRRATEVAHA
- a CDS encoding transglutaminase-like domain-containing protein, which codes for MTTRLSTGALEATEFLDHETEQVRAFVADALPPGATTPTEQAVALYYAVRDTVRYEVYGADLTRQGLRASTVAAGRSGMCLHKSVLYAAGLRSLGIPARLVLTDVRNHLASEKLVSLLGGDVFHQHCLTSVRLEGQWVRATPVFNKNLCRLYRMAPLDFDGTADSVHHPFDLKGRRQMEFLRFHGEFDDLPYEAVLADLRAAHPGLFGAGDDRFTAGSLEHDAGRTAAA
- a CDS encoding ester cyclase is translated as MTATLAEQPAVTVQERNKQIALDCAAAWNRWDLDGIFTHWSPDIKHFSEDRPVDSEIMKAAMRGGLAAFPDLHLDVRSAVSEGDRVILRITVTATHRGDFFGKAATGKKVTWFMLEELRFDDAGKIIEHYDVFNYLPMLKELGFVAADVM
- a CDS encoding phosphopantetheine-binding protein, which produces MPHAQAIKEFIVEEFLPDMPARDLADHDDLLEGGVIDSLGLLKVIAWLEDRYDINTDEVDLDPESFKSVAAIEAFIADASRTRAEAA
- a CDS encoding universal stress protein, which encodes MADQREETGRIVVGVDGSDSSKQALRWAVRQAEATGGVVEAVTAWDFPQFHGALGWLPPSSGDEAALEARARKELDEAVEEAVGSQPPVEVRSEVRYGTPASVLLNAAHGATLLVVGSRGLGGFAGLLLGSVAQHCTQHAACPVLVLRGDSQ
- a CDS encoding acyl-CoA dehydrogenase family protein, with the translated sequence MADFTKDQQALRDGLAPVLEKLDEGHVERDAAAEFPREAWRRLAGTGILGLPFDERYGGLGQSLTTTMYVLEGLGEGCRDAGLNFSACTHMVAAGVPLQRFGSDALKERHLPGICTGELIGAHAISEPDSGSDALAMRTRAVRDGDAYVLNGSKAFVSNGPVADVFTVYARTSDRPGPLSITAFLVDRDTPGLTLGRPLAKMGLRTSPLCELYFDDCRVPADRVVGRPGGGFLVLDHVMRWEILCSFVINAGEMQRRVDACVRYAQTRSQFGQPIGSYQAVSHKIVDMATGVETSRRWLYETARRMTAGDNVTRDIAMAKLVTSEANVASALAAVQIFGGNGYMAEFGIESQLRNAVAGTIYSGTSETQRNRIAALLGL
- a CDS encoding DUF2269 family protein, which translates into the protein MSATAVSQSPTTRGRTKKKFELSRRARRLTLAVHVVTSVGWVGLSLAMAVLAVMGYTTEDAAVAKGVYYAMYVFDDTCVTVFSITAALSGILLSCGTKWGLLLHWWIIAKWVITLFMTIFAWFVIHPIVMKATDNTATAGGAPPEPGWPADFLLWSVPVLFALLTVAAVVSVYKPWGRTSRGRRTAPRGGRS
- the trpA gene encoding tryptophan synthase subunit alpha codes for the protein MPDPRPTPATGPTPATGPAPGTGPASAPGAAPVTGPASGTGPTHATATATATATGTGTAPRTAPAVVPAAEGFFTRAAPGRPGLALFLNAGDPPLDRLPDLVALLDESDIDCLELAVPFPGSVTDGPVIRRSADRALAHGTDLAAVLAAVARVRPGLKRLRIALLADFSHTVKGTAPGDFAAAVRDAGCDGLLLHGVPPRLRTAHYEAAHDAGLPLVTTCYAVSRPDAVAEAAAQATAYLYLVAHYGRSGTAAALDHDRLARSVAALRATATAPVAVGFGVRTRADTLLLQDLGADAAVVGSVGVARIEQALTEGRDPVEEFGSFVRELRGP
- a CDS encoding HAD family hydrolase, which encodes MTGSGIELVIFDCDGVLVDSERICVEVDAVIMADLGCAFTEAEIVERFVGSSTEVYTAAVEERLGRRLEKDWQKKYEHLYEAAFETGLTAVDGVKDALDDLTAAVCVASNGDHAGIRRSLDIVALSDRFEGRVFSAADVPRGKPAPDLFLHAARSMGVEPRACAVVEDSAYGVRAARAAGMRAFGYCGGLTPASRLAGPGTVVFDDMRDLPGLLSAVR
- a CDS encoding NAD(P)H-binding protein; translation: MTVLVTGATGSVGRHVVDHLVAAGAQVRALTRTPATAGLPDGVEVFEGDLEQPQTLRAALTGVERLYLFPVPQTAREVVALAKEAGVRRIVVLSSSSVLDTSGDNHSGEHHRTVERAVEESGIEWTFVRPDEFATNLLWKWGHSIRTEGVVRTPYGGAPRVLIHEADVAAVAATALVEDGHAGQAYVLTGPQAITQVDQVKAIADAIGTEVAFEEITPDQAREQMGHFMPPPVVEMILGYLADAMDNPPVPLDTVERITGRPARTFARWAADHAADFAPQRETVAA
- a CDS encoding phosphoribosylanthranilate isomerase, which produces MLVKICGATTTAEVDAVAASGADLIGLWHHVPGGRADLTLDQLTVLSARALGAGLEPVLVTFSADPGVLATAVRAAKVPWVQLHGFQPPGVLRALRAQCPDGLKIAKVLHVRDDTCLEGRLTGAYERAGADCFLFDAVTGDGRIGSTAQRLDDTTVTKLADATTLPFLLAGGLGPAGHGDFPATSAHPRFLGIDVDSAARGDDGLLDKNRAQAVTRAWRTT
- a CDS encoding zinc-binding dehydrogenase codes for the protein MSVDTGTAAGRGTAPAAPAAPAAGGATAHVHVRLTGSGRPEDHIVAGHGTRPTAGRGKVVVRVEAAGVSFAEVQMLQHLHPFPPKFPFVPGYDLVGRVVETGEGVTGWNTGDRVAAMPRHGAWQTYVEVPAAALAAVPEHLDAAVAVSLITNGVTAYQMLHRQTRLAAGSTVLVHGASGGVGTLLTQLAVHAQLRVIGTASPAKHPAVRALGAEPLDYRTEDLPAAVRELAPDGVDAVFDHIGGRGLDAGWAMLADGGTLVSFDSSVAGYRPGQWFRPHVPALRRTAARWIAAKLRLTRGRRQSMYYVKPGDDFRADLAALYRLVDEGVLRPEIAGRHPLTEAPAAVRALLDGATVGKHVLIP